From Nicotiana tabacum cultivar K326 chromosome 22, ASM71507v2, whole genome shotgun sequence, one genomic window encodes:
- the LOC107804990 gene encoding uncharacterized protein LOC107804990 yields the protein MASAMTRTKLLKTPLVSSFPSSSPLSYLTNHRSHQIDPKLSTSLCSILNHKSNFNSPDFHILNPSLSALNPLYSTVFKPQSAVQEKPVKSSIKSTSFLQIQSQTHFLEKIAQNTNPFNSCSNLRYFSTSDDGKHRNSSEYPRQNPEFKHQEIEGPTVERDLSPLANETREVLEKMLKRMYSLSKAFAALGLVQLGLGAWLTYMTQSSPVYEISIQSFLAFGLPFALAFMLRLTVKPMYFFRKMEEQGRQQILTLTLQVAKQFNVMFLRFQGVSYSCIVVAFVGLVLVVFSKFSS from the coding sequence ATGGCTTCTGCAATGACTCGTACCAAGCTCCTTAAGACACCTCTTGTGTCTTCTTTTCCATCTTCTTCTCCACTCTCATACCTCACCAACCATAGGTCTCATCAAATTGACCCAAAGCTCTCAACTTCCCTCTGTTCAATCTTGAACCACAAATCCAATTTCAATTCCCCTGATTTTCACATCCTAAATCCTTCACTATCTGCCTTGAATCCATTGTATTCCACTGTTTTTAAGCCTCAATCAGCAGTACAAGAAAAACCCGTTAAATCATCTATCAAATCAACCTCTTTTCTCCAAATTCAAAGCCAAACTCATTTTCTTGAAAAAATTGCACAAAACACTAATCCATTCAATTCTTGCTCCAATTTAAGGTACTTTTCAACTTCTGATGACGGAAAACATCGAAACTCAAGTGAGTATCCTAGACAAAATCCGGAATTTAAGCACCAGGAGATCGAAGGACCGACTGTTGAGCGTGATCTTTCGCCACTTGCAAATGAGACCCGTGAGGTGCTCGAGAAAATGCTCAAGAGAATGTATAGTTTGAGCAAGGCATTTGCTGCGCTTGGTCTTGTTCAGCTTGGTTTGGGAGCTTGGCTTACTTACATGACTCAGTCCTCGCCCGTTTATGAGATCTCTATACAGAGTTTCTTGGCCTTTGGACTGCCATTTGCTTTGGCATTCATGTTGAGGCTGACGGTGAAGCCCATGTACTTCTTTAGGAAAATGGAAGAACAAGGTAGGCAGCAGATTCTCACACTTACTCTTCAGGTTGCCAAGCAATTCAACGTAATGTTTCTACGGTTTCAAGGTGTTTCTTACTCGTGTATTGTTGTTGCATTTGTTGGATTAGTCCTCGTTGTTTTCTCTAAGTTCAGCAGTTAA